A genome region from Ahaetulla prasina isolate Xishuangbanna chromosome 8, ASM2864084v1, whole genome shotgun sequence includes the following:
- the NKX6-1 gene encoding homeobox protein Nkx-6.1 — translation MLAVGPMDGTPRQSAFLLSSPPLAALHSMAEMKTPLYSAAAAAAAYQLPPPAASAASGPSSLSSAPSSSSSSSSSSSSASASPSPPLGSPTGLKPHGVGALSALGSPPQQHSAATPHGINDILSRPSMPLLAAASASSSSSSSSSASPAAGLLAGLPRFSSLSPPPPPPPGLYFSPSAAAAAVAAVGRYPKPLAELPGRTPIFWPGVMQSPPWRDARLACSPHQGSILLDKDGKRKHTRPTFSGQQIFALEKTFEQTKYLAGPERARLAYSLGMTESQVKVWFQNRRTKWRKKHAAEMATAKKKQDSETERLKGASENEEEDDDYNRPLDPNSDDEKITQLLKKHKAGGPSAGLLLHASENEASS, via the exons ATGCTGGCGGTGGGGCCGATGGATGGCACCCCGCGGCAGAGCGCCTTCCTGCTCAGCAGCCCGCCGCTGGCCGCCCTGCACAGCATGGCCGAGATGAAGACGCCGCTCTACtcagccgccgccgctgccgccgcctacCAGCTGCCTCCCCCGGCCGCCTCTGCCGCCAGCggaccttcctccctctcctcggCTCCTTcgtcgtcgtcttcttcttcctcctcctcctcctcggcgtCGGCCTCGCCTTCCCCTCCGCTGGGCTCGCCGACCGGCCTCAAGCCGCACGGCGTGGGAGCTCTGTCGGCGCTGGGGTCGCCCCCGCAGCAGCACTCGGCCGCCACCCCGCACGGCATCAACGATATCTTGAGCCGGCCGTCCATGCCGCTTCTGGCCGCCGcctccgcctcttcctcctcctcgtcttcctcctccGCCTCGCCGGCCGCCGGGCTCCTGGCGGGCCTGCCCCGGTTCAGCAGCCTCAGCCCGCCGCCCCCGCCGCCTCCGGGCCTCTACTTCAGCcccagcgccgccgccgccgccgtggcCGCCGTGGGAAGGTACCCCAAGCCTTTGGCCGAGTTGCCCGGCAGGACGCCCATCTTCTGGCCGGGGGTCATGCAGAGCCCTCCTTGGAGGGACGCCCGCCTCGCCTGCTCACCCC ATCAAGGCTCCATTTTACTGGATAAAGACGGCAAAAGAAAACACACGAGGCCGACGTTTTCCGGCCAACAGATCTTTGCTTTGGAAAAGACTTTTGAGCAAACCAAGTACTTAGCTGGGCCGGAGAGAGCGAGGCTCGCCTATTCGCTGGGAATGACGGAGAGTCAAGTCAAG gTCTGGTTCCAGAACCGGCGGACCAAGTGGCGGAAGAAGCACGCGGCCGAGATGGCGACCGCCAAAAAGAAGCAGGACTCGGAGACGGAGCGGCTGAAAGGCGCCTCGGAGAACGAGGAGGAAGACGACGACTACAACCGGCCCCTGGACCCCAATTCGGACGACGAGAAGATCACGCAGCTGCTCAAGAAGCACAAGGCGGGCGGGCCCAGCGCCGGCCTGCTGCTCCACGCCTCAGAGAACGAGGCCTCCTCTTAG